Part of the Palaeococcus ferrophilus DSM 13482 genome, GCTACGGCGAGTGGCTGAAGGAGAACGGGGAGCTTTGAACCCTTTTTCTTCTCTTTTGGAGTTGCACGTTTTAATGACCATGGGGGAAAGTAGTGAGAGCCTCAGAGGCTCTCGAGAACGACGTGGGTTATGGTCTCCTTGACACCGTCGAGGGACGCTATCTCCTCGAGTATCTCGTCGAGCTTTGTCTTGTCGGCCTCCACTATGAGGTCTATGTCGCCCGTGACACGGTAGATGCGCTTGAGCTTGAGCTTCTTTATGGCATCGTAAACGTTCTTCCTCTTGGTGGGCTCAATTCTAACGAATATGAAGACGTCACCCTTCTTCTCACCTAGGAGCTCCAGGGCCTTGTCCGTGAGGTCTATAAAACCCCTGCCGGTCCTTATGTAACCCAGCTCCTTGAGCACCTTCAGGTGATTGCTAAGGGCCTGGCGGGTTATTTTAAGCTCGCCGGCGAGCTCGTCCTGGGTCTTCTCAACGGTATGGACCTCTATGGTCTTCCCATCGCGGTAGAGCTTCTTCAGGAGCTCTATCTGTCTTGAAGTTAGGGCCTGCTCAACCTTTGGCATTATCAACACCTCCGGGGATTATTGGGAGACTCAATTAATAAAGTTTTTGGAATACGTAAACGAATTAATTTGCAAACAAATGACAAGGCCCGTGGGGCATCGGTTGTTGATGGGTTACCTTTATATGTCTTTCGTTTCGAGTTTTCAACATGAACAAAGCAAAGTATCCCCCTGACGTAACCTCCGACAGGAGGGAGCTTTTGAGGCTTTTGGAGGAGGAGAGGCCGGAAGTAGTTGCGGTTCTCGGGGATGTTGACACAGGAAAGAGCACCCTCGTGACGCTCATGGCCAATCAGGTCAACGGCGTCGCGGTGGTTGACAGCGATATCGGACAGAAGGGCGTACTCCCCCCCGCAACGGTGAGCCTCGCCGTGCCCGAGGGCCCCTTCGAGTCCCTCTCGGAGCTCAAGCCGCTGAAGAGCTACTTCGTCGGGAGCATCACACCCCGTGAGTTCTTCGCGGAGACCATCGTGGGTGTAAGGCGGCTGGTTGACGAGGCGAGGCGCATGGGGCTAACGGCGATAGTTGACACCACGGGCTACATCAGGGGCCCGGGGAGGGAGCTCAAGCGCCTCAAGCTCGAGGCCATTGAACCGGACGTCATAGTGGCCCTCCAGAGGGGGAGCGAGCTCGAACCCATAGTAAGGCCCTTTGAGGGAAGGAGCACCGTGGTGAGGCTCAGCGTGAGTGAGAACGCGAGGGAGCACACGCGGGAGGAGAGGAGGCGCATAAGGGCCGAGAAATGGGTGGCGTACTTCATGGAGGGAACGATTCACCGCCTCAGCGTTGACGACTTCGTAGTCTCCGGGACGGCCCTCTTCCACGGGAGGGAGCTCTCCGAGGAGGAGAGGGAAGTCTTCAAAACGCTCTTTGGCTGGCTCGTTTTCCATGGGGAGAAGGGGGACGGCTACACGATTGTGAAGGCGGGGCCGGGAAGGGCGCCGGAGGGAGTGAAGGCGATAGACGTGGAGAACCTGAGCAACCTTCTGGTGGGCCTCATTGACGGGGAGGGCTTCTGCAGGGCGGTGGGGATTCTGAAGCTCGTGAACTTCAAAGAGCGGTGGATGGAGGTTCTAACGCCCCTGAAAAGCCTGGACGATGTCGTGGAAGTACGCTTTGGGAGGATAAGGGTAAGGGAGGATGGGGAGGAGCTCGGCCTCCTCAGGAGGGAGGCGCTATGACTTCTTCCCGAAGAACTCGTCCAGCCCGATGACCTTCTTCTTTTTGGGCGCCTTGGCGGGCTTGGATTCGCCGTTCTTCGGCGCTTCCCCGTTTGGCTTCTTGAAATCTTTCGATGGGTCC contains:
- a CDS encoding Lrp/AsnC family transcriptional regulator gives rise to the protein MPKVEQALTSRQIELLKKLYRDGKTIEVHTVEKTQDELAGELKITRQALSNHLKVLKELGYIRTGRGFIDLTDKALELLGEKKGDVFIFVRIEPTKRKNVYDAIKKLKLKRIYRVTGDIDLIVEADKTKLDEILEEIASLDGVKETITHVVLESL
- a CDS encoding Clp1/GlmU family protein, translated to MNKAKYPPDVTSDRRELLRLLEEERPEVVAVLGDVDTGKSTLVTLMANQVNGVAVVDSDIGQKGVLPPATVSLAVPEGPFESLSELKPLKSYFVGSITPREFFAETIVGVRRLVDEARRMGLTAIVDTTGYIRGPGRELKRLKLEAIEPDVIVALQRGSELEPIVRPFEGRSTVVRLSVSENAREHTREERRRIRAEKWVAYFMEGTIHRLSVDDFVVSGTALFHGRELSEEEREVFKTLFGWLVFHGEKGDGYTIVKAGPGRAPEGVKAIDVENLSNLLVGLIDGEGFCRAVGILKLVNFKERWMEVLTPLKSLDDVVEVRFGRIRVREDGEELGLLRREAL